The nucleotide window GCCAAAGTTCGACACGGGTCCCCAAAAGTCTGCAAGATCGAAACGTCAGCGTCTTGTCCTCATGGGCGCCCCGGTTCCGTAAGCTCCGATTTTCGGGGCGAGGCTCGTTCCGGGCGAGAATTGCACGACAGCGCGCATTGCCATTGCGAGAGCGGGCAGGAAAGCGCTTTCATCGGCTCTCCTTCTTCATGACATtcgcggccgtcgatgccgacgtcgccggcgagctggacgagcttGTTGCATGTTCCGCGCGAGGTGCAAGGGGGCAAAGGGGGCAGGACTCACGAGTCGAGCACACATAGTCGAGCATGGGGTTTGCCCTGATCTTCGCGTTCACCGCCTTGACAAAAGCCGCCATTTTGAGAGTTGCCTAGTCCTTGGTGGCTAGAGACTTGGTTCTGCGAAGGAGGCAAAggcgaggtcgacgtcgaggtcggaGTCGGGGTTAGCAGTATCAAAGTCCAGCGCTGGATTCTGGGTGACGGCCATGCGCCGAATTTTGGCGGGTACTCGCGTCCAACGAAGAGGCACGTCACGTGCTCTCAACGTCCAACGCCTTTGTTGGCGCGCGCAGCGCCCTGTCTTATTTATCTCTCCCCTCCAAAATGTAAGGTTTCATGAGGCAGCTTGCATCTCAGCGAAAAACGTAACGCGAATTCATTACCCGTGAAGGTCAATTGGGCCAATGCATATACTCGGTGAATCAGTATTCCTCAAGTCACTGATTCCCCGACAGGTGGGTGCggagccggccggccgacaaCCCGTGCGTATTGTCTTTCGGGGGGGAGGTGGGGCACGTCAAAGGTCCATAAATGAATGGCATCCTTCGAGAATGATGATGCCTACTACTGATAATGTCACCAAGCTTCCTGGCCTCCTGAACCAATCCGGCAACCTCGCGAGTTGTGCGAACTGCTCCGCGTTGCAAAGGGCAACCATAAGGTAAGAGACCGGAAGAAGAGACTTGCCTCATCAGCTGGCTTCGCGATATTGACGACCTATTCCCGTGTTCCCTGCGCCTTCGACCTGCTACGGGGCTTAGACATGACAACCGGTGGTCTATATCCGTGAGGATTGATGAGCTGTGATCACGTCTCGTCGAGTGCTTTTGGCTGCACCACGCATCAAGCTGTTCCCAGCTACGAGGCTTCAAAACCACACCAACATTATGCGCCTAGCAGATTCAGCAACTCCTGTATGCTGCGGGCAAGCTCCTCAGCTGATGAAGATGTGCGAAAATAGGCTTGTCACCCATTACGTAGGATTTCAATAGCAACATACCCAATCAAGGGTCTGAAATGCTCGTGAAATATTTAGGGAGATGGGAGCAGTAGTCATACCATCTGGCCGGCAGCACAGTGGATGCGGAATCACGGCTATCGTACTCAAGTTCGATTGTATGTGGCTAGGCGATGGCACCGTGAACGGCAAGTTGACAAGACCGCCGAGCATCACTAGAGCAACACCTGCCCCTGGCGATAGCCAACCCAAATCCGCGAGAGATAGTGATTCAGTGCATGTTGCTCGAATCGCAGCTGTTCACGGTCCTTGGTCCACCCGATCGAGCGCAGCCTATTTATTCTTTCTCGCCTCATCCACCTCTCAACATCCCGACGAAGAACCACGCCGCGCCTCATAACAACAACTCAACCCTTCACTCAAGGTTGAGCCCATGCCCTTTAATCTGTCTCTACAAGCCGTTCCAAAATCCAAAGCGCTGCTTGCCTCCGACCATGTCCGCGGTAAATCGGACCGACGTGAGCCCTGTGGCATTCCCTCCTACGcccccgtccgcctcgaAACTCGAGCAAGAGTTCTTCGAAAAAGTCCACTCAATTTTTGTCGAAGTCCACGATGCCAAAACTCGGCGTGAAATTGCCTCTGCAATGTCACTGGGCTTCTTCACACGCAAAACTATCCAAGTCTCGACCAACAAACTCATCCGAAGAATCAGGAGCGGCAAGGACTCCATCTGCCCGGGGTACTTTATTGTTCTCACCCACCTGTttgggaagaagaagctACACAAGCAGGCTTGGTATGTGGGCTTTTGCGCGGAGCACGGGGACCTGGTGCGTGCCATGCCAGGGAAGTCCTGCCTCACCAGTATCCCGGTCTGGCAGCAACTGAAGCAGGTCAAGAACCTGCGCTCCGCCAGGCCTGGCACCGACAAGCGCCAGCAGGTCCTTTTCTGGATCGAAAATGTTGACAATGGAAACGACTTCCCTGGGTTTGATGACAAGGGCCGCATTGACGACAACGCCATCGCTGGTCCGCTCATGCGCGAGACGGGGAACAGCGCAGCAAACCCAATGCAGAAAATGGAGGATACCCCGATGACCCGGGACACTGGAGAAATCTCccatgccgtcgctggcgcttAGCGGCCGATGTATAGTGGCACAAAGCCAGTCATGAACTCCTCATTGTGACCACTAGCAAAATCGTGCTGGATGGTCGAGGCTCGGCCAAGATCCTGCAGTATGTGGGCGGAGCTGTCTAGAGCTTACAACAATCGCCGCTCGATAAGCATGTTCAAGGTCCTGTGGCGGTGCAATTGGTGAGTTGACGAGTATTGCCGTCTATCACGAagcgcccggggggggggggggggggcattgGCCGGGCGAAGATGTGTACCAAATCAGGTCAAGAAATGGGAATGCATCGCGGGAATAGCTGGACTATATCAGATAAAGCTCAAGCAAGACATGTAGGGTTGGACAGTGACCGGGAGCGTGCTCTCCGGCAAGCTTGATACGGAGCTTGACCACCTATGTAGCAGCCGATCTCCTAATATGACGCCTACACAGAACTACAAAATGTAAGGCATGTCCATCTTGGACAAATCACAGTTTACCAGTGTACCTAGAGTTATGGCACACAACGAGAGTCTGCTTTTAGCGCGAGGAGTGAGGACCTGTAACAGTGCCACGCACGCTGTATCAACACCCACGAGACGTCCGAGGATAGGAATTTATCTCAGTGCAAGCACAATATAGGCCACTGCGTCTTAAACTTTGACCTTCAGTCCTAGAAGTCTTTCTCGTTCAGGCTTTCCGCTGTGAACATTATCTATTATTTACATATCGAACTAAATGTCACTCGATTGTGCAGTTGAGAAGTGTAGGAGCGCAGTCCACCGAGGCACCATTCATACGTTTCTATATATCTGGGCTGACTTCCGTTCAATCTTTATGACATATTGGTTTTTCCGTGCGTATACACACCTACACGTAGCATGTTTTTATGACCGAATCGTCTCAGACACCCGGAGTAGTGAAGCCATCACCCTTGGGCCAGTTGCCTACTTGGGCCGGATCACCACCGATGCGGACAaagacgccgacggcagggATGCCTCCATCCAGGACGAAAAACTGGTACCAGCCAGGAGGGGCAATGTACTTTCCTGGCGGAGCCGTCACTGTGCAGGACGTGCCGTCACACGACATCTCTGGGAAGAGCGTCCGCGCGCCCATCGAGTTTCCGTGAGTGCTCGAGACGGAGCCGAGTAACGATGCAGTTATGGCACCGTTGCGTGCAGCGGCACCCAACGTGAACGTCACCTTCTGGCCATATGTCCAGTCGGTATTAGACACCTTGAAAGTCGGGCGAGGCTTATCCCTGAGCAGATACGGAGGCGTGAACGTCTCGACTCGATATTCCTGGGGGTTCACGCCATCCTGGGGGTCGGAGCCGGACACCAGAACGCGGCCATCAAGTAGTGTGATGGCCTCGGAGTGGTACAGACGGGCCACTGTGGTGTTGGCCATGATGGTAATGCGCTGTCCAATAGGTTTTGTCGGGTCGTAGTGCAAGGCGTTGAGGTTGGGGTTGGATCCGAGGCCAAAACCTGCGACGCCATGCTGAGCACCATTGAGAATGATATACGTGCCATCGGGGAGAGGCGCTATGCATGACATGACACGAGGTGAAGGCATCCGCTCCAATACCCACTTAGGGCTTGCGGCATCGGGGTAAGTGCTGACGCAGTTGTCCAGTGCGTTGCTTGGGCCTTCCGTCGAGCCACCGCAGATCAGGACTCCAAGAGGATCGCTGTACGGGGCGTGCTGGGGTAACAAGACGGCAGTGCCCTCGAGGGGATACGTGCGTCCGCCCTTCGGGTCGTTGACTGCACCGGGGATGTTAGGCAATGTCTTGATCGTTGCAAAGTTATTCTCGTCCAAGATGCGAGCCTCGTTCCAGTAAGCAACGAAGATGCCGCCTGACGGGAGGACACAGGCAAAGGGATACAGATTGTTCGGGTCAGTCCGTTGGAGCCAGTCCATGTACAATGGCTTCGTGCCAGTGGACGGCAAGATCTCCAGCGTGGGCACGGGAGCGCCGTTGGAGCCTTGCTCACCACCGATAACAAGGATGGAGCCGTTGGCCATGTTCATCGTGGATGGGTACCATCGGCCATCCTGGAGCTTAAGCACATTGACATTTTCCTGCCAGTCGTTCTTGCCTGGGACACCAGGAGAGCCATCCGGAGTATACAGCCGAACACCGTAAGTCGAGTCGCCAGACCATCCACCGACCGTgagctgccggccggccttgTCAGGTAAAGTCACGCCGCCTGCGCAAAAAATGTCTGTCTTGACATGCATGgggcgccaggcggcgcTGAAGTCGTTGAGCAGCGAGAGGTCCAGTTCGTATGCTCCTGTCGAGTTTGGCGGGCCGGTGCCCCATTTCTCCAGGAAGGTCACCTTGCCATTGACGGCTTGTGATGTCATGAGAGGgatgcagacgccgccgatgaggaaGTCGTAGGACCCGGCCTCTGCTGTGCCCTTCTCCGGGAACGACCACTGATAAAAGGGGTCGCCTTCCCAGAAGTAGGTAGTCAGACGACTTCCACCACCGCAAATAGCCGACGCGTTGCCGGAGCAGGGCACGTTGCACTGCTTGTCGTCGACCTTGGTCGAACCGGCGGTCTGGATGTTGGCCGGGTCGCCGCAGTAGCACTCCTTGCCGTACTCCATGCCCGCGGCCATGTATCCAAAGTCGCCACAGCGGTCGAGGCAGGCCTTGGGGGTCATGTTGTCCTGGAAGAAGTTTTGCCAGAAGAAAGTGCGCTTCTGGTTGACATTGTCCTCGTAGCAGCCCTTGTACGTCCAGTTACCGACGTTGGGGATAGGAGCCGGAGGTTGGAGGACCTGGGGCGGCCCCCTCGAAATGATACTCATCctgcctgggccgccgcagTTCTGCGAGCTATCACCACCGCAAGGGGTGTTGCACTCTGTATCAGAGgtggccttgacgccgccgttgacgatcTGTTTGCCGCAGAAACACTGCGTGTGATACtctgcgccggcgatggtGTATCCCTGGTCGGCACAGGTCTTCGCGCAGGACTGGAGAGTCAAGTCTGGGTTGTCGGGGGCCTGGTAATTAAGAATACGTCCGTTCACCCCATCAACCCAGCAGCCATAAGGCTGCCAACCCTCCGGGAGGCCCGTCTGCTGGGGGTCCCCTGTGGTAGTGGAAGAAGGAATACCAGATGTTGTGCTGCTAGGATCGACACCACCCCCCAGGGTGTAGACGGACAAACGGCTACTAGCCCCACAGTACTCGCAGCTGAAGCCTGAGCAGATCATGTTGCACTCTGAGCCCGGCCGCTGCGTGGCACCCGCATTGAATTTGTTGCCGCAGTAGCACTCGCGGGAGTACTCCACGCCGAAATACGAGTAGCCCGCGCAGAAGGCGGCGCACGTTTCAAGCGTCatctcgtcgctcgccgtcgtcttggcTGAGAGAGCCCGCATGTTAGTGGCCTCCGTGTAACAGCCGTACGACGTCCACGCGCCCACCTTCgccggctggccggggcAGTTGGACGGAGTCGGAGTCGGCGTGGCTGTTCCGGTGCCGCCAGTAGTGGTGCTGTTCATCCTTGTTTCAGCAGCCGGTCCACCAATATCGAATCCGTTTCGGGCACTGGCGAAGCTCTCACCTCGTGGGGATCTGATATACGTTCAAGCGGCCCGAACCGCCGCAGTATTCAGAGCTGTTGCCATTGCAAGGCATGTTGCAGCCGCTATCTGCAGGCTGTCCTCCATTGGAGATCTTGTTGCCACAGTCTATTGGCATTCCTCGTCAGCTCCTGCTCCGACCTCGTGTAGAAGCGTTTTGGACGAAAACGTACAGCACTCGCCAGCGTATTCGACGCCTGCGAAAGTGTAAGAACCAGCTTTGCAAGCTGCCGCGCATTTCGCCACCGTCATCTGGGCGTTGGGAATAGTTCCAACTCCTTGCGTCAGTGTACGGCCCGTCGTGCCTTCACTGTGTAGTAAGTATGGTTAGCCGCAAGCCACCATCGTCCCCCCAGCTCCGTGATGCGCACTCACGAATAGCAGCCGATCGAGACCCATTCATCCACCCCAGGGTTTACCACCGGTCCCTGAATCATGCTCGTGAAATATAAAGTGAGACGACCCTGCCCACCGCAGGGCTGAGTTGCGTCACCACCGCATGGCGTGCTACAATCACCTtccgcggccttgacgccacCTGTCGCCAGTTTGTCGCCGCAGTAGCACTCAGTGTTGTACTCTGTTCCCGCATATGGAAAGCCCTTTGCGTAACAGAATTGCACGCATTTGGCGTTGGTCATGGTGGCATCTGCTgtcgcggcgccgttgaTCGTACGGCCGACGTCCCTAGTTGCCAAATCAGCGTCGTGGCGCACACATGACATACGTATAAGTGAGTATAGTACACATAACAACCCTGGTAGTTCCAGCCATTGTCAAATCCAGCAGGAGGTGTCAGCGCGCGTTTCTGTGGAACAGCGGCATGGCAAGGGGCCAGCCAAAAGAGGAAAACGAGCGACAAGAAAGACGAAGCCTTGGAGAGCGTCATGATCACGAATCGGGGCATCGAGGGTGCAACAAGACCGCGAACCACGAAGACTGGAGTCGCTCTGAGCGAATGTGAGGCTCCAGGCTGGAGGTGAGGAGCAAGACCGAGGGGtccgtgccggcggcgagggcatcatgACCATATATTCAACCCGTGAAATggggccgccgacggtgagCCGGGCTCCGTCACGCTGGGCtaggccatcgtcgacggtgtGGCGAGCCGTAGCCTTGGGTCTGGGCGTACCATTCATCCAGACTCCGAGCGTCAATCCCATGACCCTGCGGAAGAAACCTCAACGTGGAGTGGAGGACActacgtgcgtgcgttggCAAATTGTCCGCATAGCCGAAGCGGCAGGGGCTCAATCGCACGTTGTCGACATGGGCACCTCGCGTGTGAATGCGAAGGAGCTAAGCCAACAGTGGTAAGCAAAATGTGTTCAGAAATGAGGCGACAGCAGATGCTCGACGAGCAGAACGGCAGCCATCACGCGGTGGGTGCTCAGCTCCAAGTCGAGGCCCTCATGCCATGTGACAGGGGTTTCCGAACTGGTGGCACAGCTCGGCGCAGCAAGGTGTCATTGAAGTCAGCATAGCAAGGTCGTGATAGGCGAAGCGGTGATGGTTGTCAGGGGTCGGGCTTTGGTCCGGGTCGTGCCAAAAGGAAGTGGAACctggcgccagcggcgacggccgcgactGCGTGCTAATGCAAATGCGACTCATGCATAGCTGGCGGCTCCTAGAATGCGAGACGATATTGAGCACAGCCAAGAACAGATCCTGTCAGGCTTGTCGAGGCCAAGACACGACGGCTTCGACGTCTCTCACCAGCCTTTGCTTGAGCTTTTATCTCTGAAGTCTGAACCCCAAGAGCATGCAGAAGCCCACAACTTGTGATATTATGTATGGTCAGACTGACTGGTTGCTCACATGGAAAGTCACTCTCCCAAAGGCTGCAATGAACATTGGGTGTCTTCGGGCATTGTAACGAATCCCTCCGGCGCTGCACTGCCCTGTAGCCGCTGTTCAACGTGAACTGTCAGGTTAACTGGGGTCTCAGGCGGAGCCGAATCATCAACATGTCTTGACGACACAATCCACGGCCAAGAAAGtacggtgacgatggcgctTCTCAACGTCGAGATCCAGGCAAGGGCCGGTGGATTGGATAGATAGAGAGGCTGATTGTGGCGGCTAGTTGATTCGTCCCGTGGGTCAACTGCGCGAGAAGGCGCGCCTCTGGAAGCCATCAGGTCTCGCTGTTCTGGCTGCCAGTATCACGTGTCGGTAGAACCTCAAGTTCGCGACGAGCGAACAGGAGGCATCATTAGCACACCATGACGATAAAGCCACTGAGAGGTGGGTAACCCCTTGTCACTGTTGAGACAGGCTCGAGGATCAAAGCAAGTTCCCCAAGGCTTCGTCAACTGCCGAATCTGCGTAACGGCAAGCCATTATCGTTGCCTGCCGTTGTCACAGAGAGGTCGCATTGGGAGACGTCAGCCGTCATTGTTGTCTGATGCCCCAGACCAGATTCGAGAGACGGGGTTGCTCGCAGCTGGTCATCTCGCTCTGATCCAGCGCGAATCGAATCAGGGCACCATTCGGTTCGCGGCGGATCCGCTTGACCGGCTGCCGGATGGACTCCCATTTGCTTGTCGCTGTCCCCAATGCTTCGTACCTGGGCGGTTAATTGGTCCATtgcggggaggagggctcACTTGCAGGGCATCCTCACCCACGATGCCGCTTGGAGCCAagggtgggcggcgaccggGCCTTGGCCAGAGCTGGAAAGAAAAAAATCCAAGTCCGAGTCACTGCCCTTTGGAAGCTGAGGGGTGGAATTTTCGTTCGAAAATTCGCACCTGCAGCGATCAGCGGTACGTACTCTattgggggggaggggctcGACATCTGCCATGCCCGCTCAAGGAAGGTGCCATGACGGACGCGCCTACTCCCATTTCAGACCTGGATTGACCGTCACGATGGCAAACCTGATCGTCCAGCCCGCGAGCGCTTCTGGATCAGATGATTGTGCATTCTCATAACGACAACCTTGCCCCGCAGGACGCGCCGCATCACCACTCTGCGTCCACCGAGCCTCGCGTGGCGTATCAGCGCAAAGAAGGAATCACAAGTCACGGCACTACAGGCTTGACAACTGCATTGGCGTCACgcctcccccttctctcgCTCAAGTCGGGCTGATTCTTGGTGGTTGCGAGAAGAAAAGCAAGTTTGCCCGCGAACTGTTCCGGTTTGATTCCCAAGCATCCAAGGGGGGTTGCATGGCGCGCGGACTTGCATCTCGTATCCACGGCGCGAAACTAGCCGCGGTCCAACTGGGTCGACGCGCCGATAAACTAGCTTGAGATGCTGCTTTTCACGGCGCCCGGACCGTCGACCGCTCTTCATCTTGTCGGCCGATAGGGAGACCCGGGCCGTCAAGGCGAGACTTCAATAACGAGCCAGCTCAGCTGCATGCAGAGACGGCGTGCGGCTGACAAGCTACTTACCCCGGCCATCGGGCCACTCGCATCACACCTCACGCTGACGCTTGCCCTACCCTCCGTTCCATGCCCGGGCCTCATCCGAGCCGTTGTTGCATCTGATGTCAAGTGTGGAGGCTGTCGTGCCCATCACAACTCCCAGGCGGCCCAGAAATCAACGAGCCCGCATAACTCGCCACTGCCTGGTTGCATCTGCAGTTTGCCGACGACCTGCAGCTGTCACAACACATCTCATTAAAAGGAGGCCGCTCTGAGTTTCTGAACTGGGCTGATGAACATTCGATGTATGAGGAAGTCGTGCCAGAATAGCCGTATCCCTTTATTGCCGTAGCTGTCGTGGTCGGTCAACGTGATATGCTTGGGCGTGGGAATCACATTTGAACTTCGTCGGAACGATAGCCATGGTTGTGTGCGACACGTTACGCAAGGCAGACAGCAATATTGAAACATCCACCTGGGTGACAATCGACTCGTCTGTCATCTTGTACGCAACCACTAGAAAGGCGTGCCGTGTGCGGCTTATCTCAAACAAAACGAGCCGGCTGGCTAAGCTTAAGAAACTAAATGCCAAGTTGATATGTGCTATATATTGGAAAGCATATGCCATGGTGTCCCAGGCGCGCGGGCAATATGATTTCCAAAAAAAAACCATATTCATCGAAATCATCATCTACGAAGTAAAGTCCTTAACTTGTGGCAATGGTCATGTGTCACCTGAACATGTATTCCGGAAGACAACGAGATTTGTCCATCCGCGTGAGTGTAACTGTCATGGGAGCGTAAGCCTTGAGGCAATGGGAGCCCTTGCTTCTTGAGAGCTCATCTACGACATGCGCGCAGCTGGTGCATTGAGTTTCGGACAGTGCGTAATTACTGCCAGTACCTGTCTGCGAGAAACAAAGCCCAACCATTAACGAATCGCCATACAGAGGATGCTTTTTTGGCAAGTTCGGCTGGCGGCTGGGTTATATTTGAATCATTTGTACTTCGCAGtttgccgcccttgctgaGTTCAGTTTCGATTTTGGGGCGGCAAGCTGGTGTAGGGTAGCCCCCACTCACGGCGGCATACGTGTTGAGGCGCCCTCACCCAATTAGCATGAGACGACCAACAGACATCGCAACCCTTGAGAGGCTTTGACGAGCTAGCAATCGGAGACAGCAAAAGGGTATCGTAAAGAAGAGGCTATTCTGTTCTTCCACGATTGGATAGGCAAAGTATTAGCCTGCACGGAGCCTCAACGTGGTTCAAGAAACCGTAGCAGCCGTCCTACTCTGGCATGTTCACGATACGCTCAACGCCTGGAAGACAGCTACCTGACCCTGCCCCGGATGTTTGGGGAAGGCCTTGTTCGAGTACTATAACCACACGGGGCTTCCAAGGCTGCACCAAGGAACCCCGCCCGGGTCGTAGTAGGAGCAACCGTTCGACTGAATCACGGCAAACACGGAGAAGGAACCAAGGGTCAGTCAGCCCCAGCAAAGTCTTTTACAGAGAGGCTCTTGTTGCGCATTCTAAACTTCTCAGACCAAAACGCGGAACGGGCAAGGTTCGTGTGCTGTATGACTCTTTTCTCTAGCATCACTGCACTGGCCATTGGTCAATTCGACCCTCTGCGGTCAGTTCGTTGGCAGTGACTCATTCTGACGGGTGGATTTTCAGGGTTAATAGGGCCTTTGTCAGCGCGGAGCAAGGCGCTTTGCTGCTTTGCCACACTGGGAGAGTCAGGGGACCCACGCCAGGGAGGAGCGTCCCGGGCTGGAGCTCCACTACAAGTTTCGCCGGCCGTAGGTGACATCCAATATCAAAGGCTTCAAAAACGTCACCTGCTGCCCTTCGGGTTTCTCATCCAGCGTCACGAACCCTCCCATTATCGCATCGCGAACTCATTGCCCCCGATCCACCTTCTCTCGCCACGTCTCCCGACTGTGGCTGCCGCAGCCCGATCCGTCAAACGCC belongs to Purpureocillium takamizusanense chromosome 1, complete sequence and includes:
- a CDS encoding (Methyl)glyoxal oxidase (COG:G~COG:O~EggNog:ENOG503NZH6~SECRETED:SignalP(1-29~SECRETED:cutsite=CHA-AV~SECRETED:prob=0.9355)), with product MSCVRHDADLATRDVGRTINGAATADATMTNAKCVQFCYAKGFPYAGTEYNTECYCGDKLATGGVKAAEGDCSTPCGGDATQPCGGQGRLTLYFTSMIQGPVVNPGVDEWVSIGCYSEGTTGRTLTQGVGTIPNAQMTVAKCAAACKAGSYTFAGVEYAGECYCGNKISNGGQPADSGCNMPCNGNSSEYCGGSGRLNVYQIPTSTTTGGTGTATPTPTPSNCPGQPAKVGAWTSYGCYTEATNMRALSAKTTASDEMTLETCAAFCAGYSYFGVEYSRECYCGNKFNAGATQRPGSECNMICSGFSCEYCGASSRLSVYTLGGGVDPSSTTSGIPSSTTTGDPQQTGLPEGWQPYGCWVDGVNGRILNYQAPDNPDLTLQSCAKTCADQGYTIAGAEYHTQCFCGKQIVNGGVKATSDTECNTPCGGDSSQNCGGPGRMSIISRGPPQVLQPPAPIPNVGNWTYKGCYEDNVNQKRTFFWQNFFQDNMTPKACLDRCGDFGYMAAGMEYGKECYCGDPANIQTAGSTKVDDKQCNVPCSGNASAICGGGSRLTTYFWEGDPFYQWSFPEKGTAEAGSYDFLIGGVCIPLMTSQAVNGKVTFLEKWGTGPPNSTGAYELDLSLLNDFSAAWRPMHVKTDIFCAGGVTLPDKAGRQLTVGGWSGDSTYGVRLYTPDGSPGVPGKNDWQENVNVLKLQDGRWYPSTMNMANGSILVIGGEQGSNGAPVPTLEILPSTGTKPLYMDWLQRTDPNNLYPFACVLPSGGIFVAYWNEARILDENNFATIKTLPNIPGAVNDPKGGRTYPLEGTAVLLPQHAPYSDPLGVLICGGSTEGPSNALDNCVSTYPDAASPKWVLERMPSPRVMSCIAPLPDGTYIILNGAQHGVAGFGLGSNPNLNALHYDPTKPIGQRITIMANTTVARLYHSEAITLLDGRVLVSGSDPQDGVNPQEYRVETFTPPYLLRDKPRPTFKVSNTDWTYGQKVTFTLGAAARNGAITASLLGSVSSTHGNSMGARTLFPEMSCDGTSCTVTAPPGKYIAPPGWYQFFVLDGGIPAVGVFVRIGGDPAQVGNWPKGDGFTTPGV
- a CDS encoding (Methyl)glyoxal oxidase (COG:G~COG:O~EggNog:ENOG503NZH6); the protein is MPRFVIMTLSKASSFLSLVFLFWLAPCHAAVPQKRALTPPAGFDNGWNYQGCYVDVGRTINGAATADATMTNAKCVQFCYAKGFPYAGTEYNTECYCGDKLATGGVKAAEGDCSTPCGGDATQPCGGQGRLTLYFTSMIQGPVVNPGVDEWVSIGCYSEGTTGRTLTQGVGTIPNAQMTVAKCAAACKAGSYTFAGVEYAGECYCGNKISNGGQPADSGCNMPCNGNSSEYCGGSGRLNVYQIPTSTTTGGTGTATPTPTPSNCPGQPAKVGAWTSYGCYTEATNMRALSAKTTASDEMTLETCAAFCAGYSYFGVEYSRECYCGNKFNAGATQRPGSECNMICSGFSCEYCGASSRLSVYTLGGGVDPSSTTSGIPSSTTTGDPQQTGLPEGWQPYGCWVDGVNGRILNYQAPDNPDLTLQSCAKTCADQGYTIAGAEYHTQCFCGKQIVNGGVKATSDTECNTPCGGDSSQNCGGPGRMSIISRGPPQVLQPPAPIPNVGNWTYKGCYEDNVNQKRTFFWQNFFQDNMTPKACLDRCGDFGYMAAGMEYGKECYCGDPANIQTAGSTKVDDKQCNVPCSGNASAICGGGSRLTTYFWEGDPFYQWSFPEKGTAEAGSYDFLIGGVCIPLMTSQAVNGKVTFLEKWGTGPPNSTGAYELDLSLLNDFSAAWRPMHVKTDIFCAGGVTLPDKAGRQLTVGGWSGDSTYGVRLYTPDGSPGVPGKNDWQENVNVLKLQDGRWYPSTMNMANGSILVIGGEQGSNGAPVPTLEILPSTGTKPLYMDWLQRTDPNNLYPFACVLPSGGIFVAYWNEARILDENNFATIKTLPNIPGAVNDPKGGRTYPLEGTAVLLPQHAPYSDPLGVLICGGSTEGPSNALDNCVSTYPDAASPKWVLERMPSPRVMSCIAPLPDGTYIILNGAQHGVAGFGLGSNPNLNALHYDPTKPIGQRITIMANTTVARLYHSEAITLLDGRVLVSGSDPQDGVNPQEYRVETFTPPYLLRDKPRPTFKVSNTDWTYGQKVTFTLGAAARNGAITASLLGSVSSTHGNSMGARTLFPEMSCDGTSCTVTAPPGKYIAPPGWYQFFVLDGGIPAVGVFVRIGGDPAQVGNWPKGDGFTTPGV